One part of the Bdellovibrio sp. KM01 genome encodes these proteins:
- the infA gene encoding translation initiation factor IF-1, whose amino-acid sequence MAKDDLLMIEGKVSDLKGGGVYFITLENGIDVKAKLCGKMKRFNIKVVVGDRVTVSVSPYDPTHGLITHRFRV is encoded by the coding sequence ATGGCAAAAGATGATTTGTTGATGATTGAAGGTAAGGTTTCCGATCTAAAGGGTGGTGGTGTCTATTTCATCACTTTGGAAAATGGTATCGATGTCAAAGCCAAACTGTGTGGCAAAATGAAGAGATTCAATATTAAGGTTGTTGTGGGTGACCGAGTGACGGTCAGTGTTTCTCCTTACGATCCGACGCATGGTTTGATCACTCACAGATTTAGAGTTTAA